A single window of Zea mays cultivar B73 chromosome 10, Zm-B73-REFERENCE-NAM-5.0, whole genome shotgun sequence DNA harbors:
- the LOC103641013 gene encoding E3 ubiquitin-protein ligase WAV3, producing the protein MAPLEENTQKVLLELTGDDSTSDRSGLDLVAVLDVSSSMQGEKIEKMKTAMKFVVKKLSSIDRLSIVTFLDTANRICPLRQVTEDSQPQLLKLIDALQPGGNTNISDGLQTGLKVLADRKLSSGRVVGVMLMSDGQQNRGEPAANVKIGNVPVYTFGFGAHYDPTVLNVVARNSMGGTFSVVNDVNLLSMAFSQCLAGLLTVVVQDLTLTVARIEDESTIQKVAAGNYLQTPDADAGSVTVAFGDLYSKEVRKVIFDLLLPAIDSDRGADILEVTYSYKTAGKLFDAPPATVTVRRSGTAFPADDPPVDVQTEEARLKTATMIQQARTMADGKKLGDARDKLAEAQNALENVVAQSDPLLDALRTELQELLKLMKSQEVYEKQGRPYAMSSETSHDRQRFAARGDIENNRLFSTPRMDKYLEQAKKFDEDPAAPLPSADKDEEEEVAANPLAPLVGPITFYIRAAVEALQAIEKLINKGAN; encoded by the coding sequence ATGGCTCCACTGGAGGAGAATACCCAGAAGGTGCTGCTTGAGCTGACCGGCGACGACTCCACCAGCGACCGGTCGGGGCTTGACCTGGTGGCCGTGCTGGACGTGAGCAGCAGCATGCAGGGCGAGAAGATCGAGAAGATGAAGACCGCCATGAAGTTCGTGGTGAAGAAGCTCAGCTCCATCGACCGCCTCTCCATCGTCACCTTCCTGGACACCGCCAACAGGATCTGCCCGCTGCGGCAGGTGACCGAGGACTCCCAGCCGCAGCTGCTGAAGCTCATCGACGCCCTCCAGCCCGGCGGCAACACCAACATCAGCGACGGCCTCCAGACGGGGCTCAAGGTCCTCGCCGACCGCAAGCTCAGCTCCGGTCGCGTCGTCGGCGTCATGCTCATGTCCGACGGCCAGCAGAACCGAGGCGAGCCAGCCGCCAACGTCAAGATCGGCAACGTGCCGGTGTACACCTTCGGGTTCGGCGCGCACTACGACCCCACGGTGCTGAACGTGGTGGCCAGGAACAGCATGGGAGGGACCTTCTCCGTCGTCAACGACGTGAACTTGCTGAGCATGGCCTTCTCCCAGTGCCTCGCCGGCCTGCTCACCGTGGTTGTGCAGGACCTCACCCTCACGGTGGCGCGCATCGAGGATGAGTCCACCATACAGAAGGTGGCCGCCGGGAACTACCTGCAGACGCCGGACGCAGACGCCGGCTCGGTCACCGTGGCCTTCGGCGACCTCTACAGCAAGGAGGTGCGAAAGGTGATCTTTGACCTCCTCCTCCCCGCCATCGACAGCGACCGTGGCGCGGACATCCTGGAGGTGACCTACTCGTACAAGACGGCCGGAAAGCTGTTCGACGCACCGCCCGCGACAGTGACGGTGCGGCGCAGCGGCACGGCTTTCCCGGCGGATGATCCGCCAGTGGACGTGCAGACGGAGGAGGCCCGGCTGAAGACGGCGACGATGATCCAGCAGGCGAGGACGATGGCGGACGGCAAGAAGCTGGGCGACGCGCGGGACAAGCTGGCGGAGGCCCAGAACGCGCTGGAGAACGTGGTGGCGCAGTCCGACCCGCTGCTGGACGCCCTCAGGACGGAGCTGCAGGAGCTACTGAAGCTGATGAAGTCGCAGGAAGTGTACGAGAAACAGGGCCGGCCCTACGCCATGTCGTCGGAGACGTCGCACGACAGGCAGCGGTTCGCGGCGAGGGGCGACATCGAGAACAATCGCCTCTTCTCGACGCCGCGCATGGACAAGTACCTGGAGCAGGCCAAGAAGTTCGACGAGGACCCAGCGGCGCCGCTGCCTTCGGCGGACAAGGACGAGGAAGAGGAGGTCGCCGCCAACCCGCTCGCGCCATTGGTCGGGCCCATCACCTTCTACATCCGGGCCGCCGTCGAGGCGCTGCAGGCCATCGAGAAGCTCATCAACAAGGGAGCCAATTAA